The Desulfuromonadales bacterium nucleotide sequence CTGCGGCAAGTGCCGGAAGACAGCGGCATGGCCATTGTCATCGTCCAGCACCTCGACCCGACGCACAAGGGGATCATGCCCGAGCTCCTCCAGCGCGCCACCGGGATGAAGGTTTTTCAGGTCAAAGACCGGATGCCGGTCATGCCGAACTGCGTCTATGTGATCCCCCCCAACCGGGACATGTCCATTCTGCACGGCGTGCTGCACCTGTTCGAACCGAAGGCGCCCCGCGGCCTGCGCCTTCCCATCGATTTCTTCCTCCGCTCCCTGGCCGAGGACCGGCAGGAGCACAGCATCGGCGTCATCCTCTCCGGCATGGGCTCGGACGGCACCATGGGCCTGCGGGCCATCAAGGAAAAAGCGGGATTGGCGTTGGTGCAGGAGCCGGCCTCGGCCAAGTTCGACAGCATGCCCCGCAGCGCCATCGATGCCGGGCTGGCCGATCTGGTCGCCCGGGTGGAGGAGCTGCCCGGCAAGATCGTCGGCTATCTACAGTACACCCGCGTCATCGACCGGACCGCGCGTCCGCTGGAGGAGAAGGACCAGAGCGGCCTGGAGAAAGTCGTCATCCTGCTGCGTTCCAGAACCGGCCACGACTTCTCGATGTACAAGAAGAACACCGTCTACCGACGGATCGAGCGGCGCATGGGCATCCACCAGATCGACCGCATCGCTACCTACGTCCGCTATCTGCAGGAGAATCCCCAGGAGGTGGAACTCCTCTTCAGGGAACTGCTGATCGGCGTGACCAACTTTTTCCGCGACCCGGCGGCCTGGGCGCATCTGCAGGAAGAGGCCATCCCGGTGCTCCTGGCCGGGCACCCGACCGGGCGGGTCCTGCGAGCCTGGTCGGCAGGCTGCTCGACCGGTGAGGAAGCTTATACGCTGGCCATCGCCTTCAAGGAGGTGCTGGCCAAAGTCAAGCCCAAGGCGAGTTTCACGCTGCAGATATTCGCCACCGACCTCGATCGGGACGCTATCGACAAGGCACGGCAGGGGGTCTATCCGGCCAATATCGCCGCCGACGTCTCTGCCGAGCGACTGCAACGGTTTTTTGTCAAGGAAAGCAGCGGCTACCGGGTCGGCAAGGAGATCCGGGAGATGGTGACCTTCGCCACGCAGAACGTCATCATGGATCCCCCCTTCACCAAGCTGGACATCCTCATCTGCCG carries:
- a CDS encoding chemotaxis protein CheB, with the translated sequence MKKHLQSPTSSDKRTEPSAEDAPAVPEPPPFPIVGIGASAGGLEALELFLRQVPEDSGMAIVIVQHLDPTHKGIMPELLQRATGMKVFQVKDRMPVMPNCVYVIPPNRDMSILHGVLHLFEPKAPRGLRLPIDFFLRSLAEDRQEHSIGVILSGMGSDGTMGLRAIKEKAGLALVQEPASAKFDSMPRSAIDAGLADLVARVEELPGKIVGYLQYTRVIDRTARPLEEKDQSGLEKVVILLRSRTGHDFSMYKKNTVYRRIERRMGIHQIDRIATYVRYLQENPQEVELLFRELLIGVTNFFRDPAAWAHLQEEAIPVLLAGHPTGRVLRAWSAGCSTGEEAYTLAIAFKEVLAKVKPKASFTLQIFATDLDRDAIDKARQGVYPANIAADVSAERLQRFFVKESSGYRVGKEIREMVTFATQNVIMDPPFTKLDILICRNLLIYLTPELQKKLLPLFHYSLNPGGVLFLGSAENVSAHTDLFAPLNLKARLFRRRDTILPAEPVVFPASFVPALPGAPKESTMLKPAANLQSLADQVLLQHFSPPAVLVNDKGDILYISGRTGKYLEPAAGKANWNISAMAREGLRVELGIAFQRALRQKEKITVKGLKVGEGDAAQPVDVTVQAIEEPEALQGMVMIVFSDVPTPPEKKTPGRSRAASPDNAR